The Brachyspira hampsonii genomic interval GGGGCAGCGTATGGCTATAATGAGCGGTACGGGTGTCGGTAAATCTACACTTTTGTCTATGATAGCTAGAAATACTAATGCTGATGTTAATGTTATAGCATTAATTGGTGAAAGAAGAAGAGAGGTAAGAGATTTTATAGAAAGAGACCTTGGAGAAGAGGGATTAAAGAGAAGTATATTAGTAGTTGCTACAAGCGATGATGCTCCGCTTTTGAGAGTGCGTGCTGCTTATACTGCCACTACCATAGCTGAATACTTCAGAGATAAAGGCAAGAATGTTATGTTTATGGTTGACTCTGTAACTCGTTTTGCTTTGGCTCAAAGAGAGATAGGGCTTTCAAGAGGTGAGCCTCCTACAACCAGAGGTTATACTCCAAGTGTATTTTCAGAGCTTGCTAAACTTTTGGAGCGTACAGGTACTTCTAATAAAGGTACTATTACTGCTTTTTATAATGTATTAGTTGAAGGTGATGATTTGGACGAACCTATCACTGATACTGTTAGAGGTATATTAGACGGGCATATAGTTTTATCGAGAGATTTAGCCAATAGAGGGCATTTTCCTGCTATTGATGTTAATAAAAGCATATCGAGGATTATGAATGAAGTAGTTTCCAATATGCATAAAAAGGCAGCAAGAGAATTTTTAAAGATGAGTGCTGACTATAATGAGGCTAAAGAACTTATAATGATTGGCGGTTATGCTAAGGGCAGTATGCCTGATGTTGACAGGGCTATTGATTATAAGCCTATGATGGATAGATATTTGCAGCAAGATGTATATGAGGTTTCAAGTTTTGCTGACAGTAAAGAGGCTCTTCTATCTATGTTCTATTCTCAGGAAGAGATAGAAGAAGATTTAGTAAACAGCGGAGATGTAAAAAGAGCAGAAGAGAGAACAAATATTTCCGACAATGTAGAATATGCTAATAATGATGTTGTTATACTTTAGATAAATTAAAAATTGTTGGATTTATTTTAGTATGAAGAGATTTGATTTTAAACTTGAGCCTTTATATAAACTTAGAAAAAATATAGAAAAGCAAAAACAGGCTGAGGTAGCTGAGGTTTCTGCTTTATATAATAAAGAAAAAGATGGAAAAGAAAGCTGCATTTCAAAAATTAATGATGGAATAAGGATAGTAGATAGTATAGAAGATGATAATGAAATGCTTACTATGAGTATTTATTTGGGGGAATATATAACAGCCTTAAACTCACAGATAACTATTCATGAAGATAATATGGCTGAAATAAGTGTGGAGCTTAGAAAAAGGCAGGAAGTTTTGCAGGAGGCTTCAAGACAGAGAAGGGCAGTTGAACTTTTGAAAGAAAAGAAATTATTAGAATATAAAAAATTAATGAATAAAGAAGAACAAGCTAAGCTAGATGAATGGAAAAAAGAGTATATTGCTAGCGATGCTTATGAATATTAAGAGGTATTATTATGATAGAATCTGTACAAAGAATACAAGCAAGAATAGGTGAGATTGAGGAAACTTTTAATAAACTAGGATTTGCTCCTATTAATACTCCGCTTCCTTCAAAACCGTTTGCTGAACATTTGAATGATGCTATGGCTGAAAATAATACTGAAAACAAAATAAATAATATTGATGGTTCTATAGTTAATGATACAAATAAAAAATTAGATAACGGCAAGGTTATTAGTGGAGATACTTCTTCAGATGCTTTTAAGGGAAATATATCTTTTGGAGTTTATGAAGGAAATACAAATAATTTTGCTAAGGCTATCAATGCTTATAAGAAGGCTTCGGTAGAAAGTTTCCCTACTAAGTATGATGATATAATTAAAGAGGCAGCTGAAAAATATTCTTTGCCTGAAAATTTGATAAAAGCAGTTATAAAGCAGGAATCAAACTATGTACCTAATGCCGTTAGTCATAAGGGTGCTGTAGGTTTGATGCAGATAATGCCTAAGACAGGTGTTGGTTTAGGCATTACAGATGAACAGATGCTTAAAGATCCGTATACTAATATTATGGCTGGAAGCAGATATTTATCTCAAATGCTAAACAGGTATAATGGAAGACTTGATTTGTCGCTGTCAGCTTATAATGCAGGACCTGCTTTGGTAGATAGATTACAGAGGATTCCTAATATAGAGGAAACTCAGAATTATGTTAAAAACATTATAGGGTATATAAAGTAAGTTAACATAATAAAATTTAATTGTGTTTGCTTGACTTTTTTATTCTGTAATTTTATAATATTTTACAAATTTGCCCGCTTAGCTCAGCAGGTAGAGCATCACCATGGTAAGGTGAGGGTCATCGGTTCAATCCCGATAGCGGGCTTTTGTTCACTATTATAAAGCAAAAATATCACAAACTATAAAAGAGGATTTATGAGAATAAAACTTCTAGCGGTTATAGTTTTATTTTTAATGACTATATCGCTTTCATACACTTTCGACAAAACTCCGTATTATGTAAACACAGAAACTTATGACTCATACAGAGAGTTATTAAGAGGTGTGCATTATTATAATCAGGAACGATATGATGCATCCATAGCTAGTTTTAGAAACTCTCTTAATACAAATCCTACTGACAAGTTCATAAGATATTGGTATAGTAAGGCTTTATATAAAGCAGGATATATGTCTTTGGCGATTAATGAATGGCTTAATATTACCAGAATGGGTTATGAAGATCCTATAATACTTTCTAAAATTAATAAATATGATTCGGCAAATGTTGTTGAAGAGAAAAAGAATACTTTGAGTAATTTCATATATTTAAAAGCATTCTCTACTAATCTTAATTTTAGAAAAAATATAAATCAGCCTATACAGATAAAAGTAATGCCTGATGGAAGTTTATATGTCTTGGATTACAGTGATTCTGCTTTGAAAAAATTTGATATTAATGGAAATTTAATCGGTAAGATATCTCATGGAAAGAGGTTGGAAAGACAGCAGACTAGTTGGTGGAGAAATGTACTTCAGTTTGTAGCTAAAGTTTATCCTTATGAAAAATTAGAAAATCCTAGAGGTTTTGATATAGATGCAAACGGATATATATATATAGCAAATACAAAAAAAGATAAAATATTAAAATATGATTCTAATCATAATTATATTACAAATATTGGTGTATCTGGTGTAAGTAATGGACAGCTTCTTGGTCCTTCTTCAGTTGCTCTTGATAAAGATGGTAATTTATATGTTTCTGATACAGGAAATAATAGAATAGCGGTATTTGATATTGACGGAAATTTCTTATTTAGTTTTGGAAAACTTGGTGAAAATGAAGGAGAGTTCTTTTCTCCTGCAGGTATAGCTGTTAATGATCAATATATTTATGTTGCAGATATGGGTAATAAAAGAATACAGCAATTTGATTTGAGCGGTAACTATATTCAAACTATCAGACATAATTTATTTAATGAGCCTAGAGGTTTATCTTTTGCCATAGATGGAAACCTTTATATAGCTGATGGAAGTAAAGTTTTTTATTATGATATAATTGAATCTGATTTTACAGTATTTAATAATTCCGAGAGATATACTGTAACGCCTACTTCTGTTGCTGAGGGGGGTAATGGAAATATATATTTGACAGACTTTATGTCTGGAAGAATAGATGTATATACTAGAAAAGAAGAGTATTATGCTAACTTAGATGTATTTGTAGACAGAGAATATTTGAATAGATTTCCTGTTGTTGTAGCTTCTGTTACAGTAAGAGATAGAGCTATGAATCCTGTTATTGGATTAACTCCGGAAAATTTCTTTGTTAGTGAGAATTCAACTGTAGCTCATAAAGTTAATTTCTATGATGCTCCTGAATTGCATGAATACAGATTTATATATTTGATAGAGGATAGCCTTGCTGCTAAACCTTATGAGAGTAAAATAAAAGAAGAAATCAGCAACTTCACTATGAGTTTAACTAATAATGATGAAGTTTTAGTTATACATTATAATGATCAGGTTTATAAGGCTGATAATTATGATGCAAGAAATTTAAGAATACTTGAAAATGCTAATGCTTTCCATTTTACAGGAGGAATATCAGCTTTAGATGATGCTTATTATGAAGCGGTAAGACTTTCAGGAAATAGTTTTAAGAAAACTGCTATTATACATTTTTCAGTAACTAGTCCTGATGACAGAGTATTTGATATGATGAACTTTAATGATGTGGCAAGTTTTGCTAAAAATAATGCTGTGTCATTAAACCAAGTTTATATCGGTACGAATAAATCTAATTATTTCTTGGATTTAATGACTAAAAGTACTTATGGTTATGTTATAAATGCTGATCACTCTATAAATTATGCAGGCGAGCTTAATAAGATGAAGAATATAGATTTTGGAAGATATTTCATATACTATAATAGCTTTAAAAATTTAGCTCAGTCAGGGCAGTTTAGGGCTTTGAATGTAAAAGTACAGTATAGAGATATGTATGGTGAAGAAGAAGTTGGTTATGTAGTGCCATAATAAAATAAATTTATGATAAAAAAGGTTTTTCATAATATATGAGAAGCCTTTTTTATTTATATTTTATATATGAAAAACTTATTGATTGAAAATATTTGTAAAGTGATTTAGTCCAATTTTGCTAGAACTTAAAACGCTTTTATAGTTTTTCTATTTCTTGTATACTTAATCCTGTATTTTCACTTATAATTTTTATATCTATGCCTGCATTTTTGAAGCTTTTAGCTATAGATATTTTTTGTTCCTTTTTACCTTGTTCTATACCTTTCTCTATACCTTCTTTTATACCTTCTTCTTTAGCTTTCTTCATGTCTAATTCTATACTCTTATTAAAAAAATAAGTATCTACTTCTCGTTTTTTATATTTATCCATTACTGGACTATCATTAACAAAAGTGAGGCATTTCTTTTCTACTTCTTCAAATATAGTATTTTCTTTCATTAAAATAGACATGTCTTCCCCCTTAAAAAATTTTATCCAAGAAATGAATTCTTTATGTATATTATCTAAACTTTCTATTGCAGAAATATTTTTTAAATTGAATTTAGGAAGCTCGAGGAAATGCAATTGACAATGATCTGTTAGAATTTTATTATTATTTAACTCTTTTAATATATAACAGCTATGTACTTTATCTTCATCTGTTAATATGAAATTTGTAATATTAATACTCACAGTTGGTTTTAATTCATCATAAAAAGAACCTTTATTTAAACTAGAACTATAATTATAAGCCCAATAATATAAAGCTCTTTTTATAAAATCTTCATTTCCTCTAGATTGTATCTCTATTAAAACAGTGATGCCTGTTTCTGTAGTAGCTTTTATATCTAGGCGTCTGCCCACCTTCGGTGCTTACTTTCTTTTTCATCATAATTTTCTGCAATATTAATGCGACTGCGACATCTGTCCACCTTGCGTGCCGCCTTCAGCGATGGATTTAATATTTCTATTTTATTAAAAGTTTCAAAGTTTAAATCTTTAAATACTGCATTAATAAAGTTCAAAGCTATATTTTCATTACCCGCATGTGAAAATAAATAGAGTACAAAATAATCATTAATTCTATTTAAATTATTAACTGTAACATGCTCATTTAATATATGTTTTAATCTATCTAAATCTTTCATAGTATTATTATACTAAAAATAACTATAAAAGTAAAGTTTTGATTATTTATATGAAAATAGCAATAATAATGAATAAATATTCTTTTTTAAATAAGGCTTTAATTTTTCAAAAGATATTTCAAAATCATCAAGTGCTCTAACAACATGAGGAAGTTCAAACCTTATATGCAAACTAATACCATCAGAATATCCGTTAATTGAAACATTTTTTGACATTAAATTTTCAGCATAAAAACTATCAGGTTTATTTATTACATCAATGGTAAAATCATCTTCTCCAATTTCTTTATAATATTTATCAATTTCGCTTTGCAAAGTTTTTCTAAATTTATAACTGTCATTGACAAAATCTGATAAAGTTAATATTTTTGTTTCTAATTTATTAATATCTAATGTCAAAAGTGATATTGCAGTATCAGGATATGGTCCTCCATAATAGTATTCTGTCCTGCTTGTAAAACATAAAATATTATCATTAAAAACTTTGTTATCAAAATTATAAAAATTAACTTCGTAAAAAATTTCTTCTTCATTATTAAGATTTACTTGAAGAATATCATCATTAATTTTTTTTATCATTTCATTGGTATTGTTTATTTTGTTTATGATTTTACCTTCATATATAGATGATTTTAAATTTTCTATATAAAGTGCAGATAAACCATAAGTATTATCTTTATATTCTTTAGAAACTTTTATATCATAAACAGTATGTATTTTATCTCCTAAGGGTTTTACAGTATCTATATTACAGCTTAATTTTTTATTGTTATTTTGCCAGCTTCCTTTTAAACTAATATTCTTTTTGCCGTTTCCTAAATCAATAATATTATTTAACTGACTATTATTTATTTTAAAGCTAAATTCTTCCTTTTTATCAGAATTATCATAATCAAAGGCAGTAAATTTAATAGTGTTTTTATCAATTTGTCCGTTTATAGGTATTGGAGTATTAACATTATTGTATTTATAATATCCATCTATATTAGACTTTTTATTTTCTGTAATATTATCAGGATCTTGAATATGTATATTTATTGTAATAGGATATTTGTCAATAGTCCCTTCAAGAGTAAAAAATAAATGCTTTGTTATATTAGTGCTATCAGCAAAAGCAGATATGTACATTATATTGAAAAGTAACATTACAAATATTTTTTTCATAAACTTAGTCCTTATTATTAAATAAACAAGTATCATATAATATATTTTGAAAATTAGCAAATTTCTAGTATAATTTACACATTTTAATAATTTGATAAAAGGCATTATTATGAATACCAAAATAGAAATATGCGTTGATTCTATAGAATCCTGTATAAATGCTGAAAAAGGCGGGGCTGACAGACTTGAGCTTTGCGGTAATATGTTTGAGGGAGGAACAACTCCTAGTTATGGTGTTTTGGAATTAGCAAGAGAAAAAGTGAATATACCAATATATGCAATGGTGCGTCCTAGAGGCGGAGATTTCTGCTATGATGATACAGAGTTTGAAATAATGAAAAGAGAAATAAAACTCATGAAAGAATTAAAAATTGACGGCATAGTATTCGGCATACTTACGAAAGAAGGAAATGTTGATAAAGAAAGGTGTGATGAACTATTAGATTTATGGGGAAGCAGTAAAGCTACTTTTCATAGGGCAATAGATGTAAGCTATGATTTGAATAAAGCATGCGAAGATATAATATCGCTTGGTTTTGAGAGAATACTCACTTCTGGAGGAGAGGCTAATGTTATGAACGGTATAATCAAATTAAAAGAATTAGTTTCAAAATATAATGATAAAATAACAATAATGCCCGGAAGCGGAATAAATGAAAGAAATATTGAATATATAAAAGACACTCTAAAAGCTAATGAATATCATATGACAGCAAATAAAACAGTTAATAGTTTAATGGAATACAGAAATGAAAATGTATTTATGGGAGCAGCTTTAAGACCTCCTGAGTTCAGTGTAAAATATACTGATGAGAACAAAGTTAAGAATATAAAATCAAAGCTATAAATAATATGAATACTAAAAAACATGATTTAATTTCGGCATTAAAATATGCTTTTCCTTTTACTATACCTGTTCTTGTAGGGTATATATTTTTGGGTATGGCTTATGGTGTACTTATGAAAGCTAAAGGTCTTGATACTTGGCTTGCCGTTTTTTTAAGTTTATTTGCCTATTGCGGAAGCATGCAGTATACTGCTATTAATTATTTGTTTTTAGCCCCTTTTAACCCTTTATATGCTTTTATGCTTACATTAATAGTTAATTCAAGGGTAGGTTTTTATGGAATATCCCTTGCATCAAAATTTCAAAATACAGGAATTATAAAACCTTATTTAATATATACTTTAAGCGATGAAACTTTTTCTATATTATGCTCGGCAGATATACCAGAAAATATAAATAAAAATGCATTTCTTTTTTTTGTGTCTTTTATAAATCACATGTATTGGAATATAGGTACATTGCTTGGCTGTTTAATAGGCTCTTTTATTACTTTCAATACTAAAGGGCTTGATTTTGTTTTAACTGCTTTATTCGTAGTTATATTTACAGAACAATGGCTTGAAAGTAAAGATCATAGAGGTGCTTTGATTGGGCTTATATGCTCTATACCTATTTTAATATTTAAAACTAATATATTTATAATACTTGCTATGGTATTGATATTCATATCTATAAGTATAATTTATAAATGTAATGAAGATGGAAAAATATATGAATAATACAGAAATATTTGTAACAGCTTTGATGATTGTAATAGCAACTGCTTTTTTAAGGTTTCTTCCTTTTATCATAATAAATAAATCATTATCTGAAAATAGATATGTACAGTTTTTAGGGAAAGTGCTTCCTTATTCTATGATAGCACTTCTTGTAATATATTGTTTGAAAGATATAAATATTATAAAATTTCCTTATGCATTGCCGGAATTAATATCTATAGCAATTATAATCATTTTGCATGTAATAAAAAGAAATGTTTTAATAAGTATAGGAGCAGGTACTATAATTTATATGTTTTTGGTGCAGGTGATATTTGTATAATAATTTTATTCTGAAATATTATTATGATGAAAAATATTATTAAATAGCTGAAATCTTTTTTTAGGGCTGAAGATTAGTATAACTTGTCCTTTTATATCTTTTTCATCTATAAGCCCAAAATATCTGCTGTCCTCGCTTACCTTTATATTATCTCCCAAAACGAAATACTGATTATTTCCTAAAATATAGAGTCCGTCATCTTCGCTTGAAAATATATAATATTCATGTTCTATAAGGTTGTCATTTAAATAAAGTCCGCCGTCTTTTATTTCTACTTTATCGCCCTCTATTCCTATAACTCTTTTTACGAGATTTGTATCATGATAATTAAATACTACAACATCGAAATTTTTAATTCTATTAAATATAAAATTCTTTTTTAAAAGGAGTATTTGATCTCCCTCAAAAAAAGTAGGCTCCATAGATTTATTAGTAACAATATATGTATCAAAGAAAAATATTCTAATAAATCCGGCTATCAAAACGGCACTTAATGAAGCTAATATTATCTCTAAAATTTGTTTTTTATTTGTCATATAAAAAATTAAAAATTATTAATGTAATAAGAAAAAGCATCTTTTGCAGATTCAAAAGCTATTTTTTCAAAATCAATATCTTCCCTTTTTATAAAAATAACTTTTGAAGCATCATCATTCGCAGCAGCATCTGGGATATAATCTAATTTTGAATAAAAGAATATATCTGTTGTAACATACATAATACCATCATATATATATTCATTAGCTCCGCTCATAAAAAAATGTATATCATTTAATTTTATATTTGTCTCCTCAAAAACTTCCCTAACAGCAGTGTCTTCAGCCCTTTCATAAGGCTCGCAAAAACCTCCCGGCATATCTATATAACCTTTTTTAGGTTCAAATTTCCTTTCAACGAATACTATCCCATTTGGTGTTTCTATTACAACTCCTACAGCTGATGCCGGATTAATAAAATATGTTCTTTTACATTTTGAACATTGAAAAATCTTTATATCATTAAAAATAAAAGAATCTTTTTCTCCGCAATAAGGACAATATTTAAATTGATATTTAATATGTTCTTTTATTTTTAACGCATTTGTAAAATTATTATTAGTATGTTCTTGCATAATTTTTATTAATATAATATGAAGCTATATTTTTAGCTTTGCATATAAATACATCAGATTGTCCCCATATACCAAAAGGTGCTCTTTCAAAAGATACATTATGAATATCAGCAACATTTACATTTTCATAGTTATAATTATTAGGATCTACATTATAAAAATCATATATATAATAGTAGTCTACTTTCATATCATTCATTTTTTCATCTATTAAAGTTTCCATTTCTTCTATTGTACTTGCCACTATATAGTATGTAGACATAAAGGTTCTTTTCTGACATTTTCCTAAGCCCTTAACCGTAACATTCCACCATTTAGGCATTTTTATAATATTATTTAAATCATTTAAATTGACAGTAGTGAATCCATAATCTGATTTTAGATTATTTATGATATCATAGTAATCAAAAATATATTCATAATTCTCAGAACAGCCCTCATCTGCCACTATAGATGATAAAGAATAATGTATATGTTCATAATCGCTGATGAAAGAAACTTCATCATTAAAGAGTTTATATGAATTTAATATACGGTTAATTTTTTTTATATTTTTATATGATGTGTTAATTTCTATTTCTTTATTTAAATTGATAAAAATTTCAAATTCAGTAAGCTCATCTATAACGCCAAATCCAACGAATCCGCATTCAATCCATAATTCATTATATCTTTTAAATACTTTTCTTATTTCATTTAATGAGATATCCGGATCACTCATAAGAACATCGAAATCTCTATTAACATCTTCACTGATTCTTTCTATAACCATGGTACCGTAAGATGGAAATAATTTTAATAATTTCATATACAATGAAAATATTTTTTCTGCTGAAACGGATATTTTATATGAATATATATCACCGTTATCAGTGTTTTTTAATTCTATTTTTGTACCCTCCATTGGGTAAACATATTCACTAGGCACTATGCCTAATGGTATATTAAATTTATCTATAATAATCCTTCTTGATTTTATTTTGTTTAAGATCCTTCTTCTTTTCTCACTTTTTTCAAAATAACTATGCACTGTAGGTCTCCGCAAAACATATTCATACTATAATAATAAAAAACAAAATTTTGTCAAGTAATAAATATCTAAAATAAATTGATTCTGAATTATATAGTTTTATTAATAAATATTAAAAATACTTGACTTTTTTTAAAATATTTTTATATTTATGGATATTTATTTATGTGGATAATATATAATTTTTAATATTGCTGTATCCGATTAATATATAGATATTAAAGTTTGAGTTTATTTATTGTGGATAATTTATTTATTGAAAAATTAAATAATCTATTGTCTAGGGTATCTTTAATTGACATATTAAGTGATAGATATAAAGTAATACATAGAGGGGGAAGTCAATATACTGTACAATGCCCTTTTCATAAAGACGGACAAGAAACTAATCCTTCTATGTCGGTTGATGATTCTAAAGGCGTGTATCAATGTTTTACCTGCGGGGCTAAAGGCAATGTTATTACATACCTTAAAGAAAAAGAGAATAAATCATTTAAAGAGGCTGTACAGTATTT includes:
- a CDS encoding flagellar FliJ family protein codes for the protein MKRFDFKLEPLYKLRKNIEKQKQAEVAEVSALYNKEKDGKESCISKINDGIRIVDSIEDDNEMLTMSIYLGEYITALNSQITIHEDNMAEISVELRKRQEVLQEASRQRRAVELLKEKKLLEYKKLMNKEEQAKLDEWKKEYIASDAYEY
- the lepB gene encoding signal peptidase I; translation: MTNKKQILEIILASLSAVLIAGFIRIFFFDTYIVTNKSMEPTFFEGDQILLLKKNFIFNRIKNFDVVVFNYHDTNLVKRVIGIEGDKVEIKDGGLYLNDNLIEHEYYIFSSEDDGLYILGNNQYFVLGDNIKVSEDSRYFGLIDEKDIKGQVILIFSPKKRFQLFNNIFHHNNISE
- a CDS encoding FliI/YscN family ATPase, with amino-acid sequence MLKDENVDFDKEVKKTFEKYRKVVDDVALLKSYGKVKEVIGSLVISEGPFCRLGDMCRIYMNDNTYVDAEAIGFRNQDVLLATYGPVNGITFGNMVYSFERPLSVMCCDEILGTVLDARGKPLAGGGHNFYETPVPVSHNAVNPMNRPRIKKHIQTGVRAIDGLLTVGQGQRMAIMSGTGVGKSTLLSMIARNTNADVNVIALIGERRREVRDFIERDLGEEGLKRSILVVATSDDAPLLRVRAAYTATTIAEYFRDKGKNVMFMVDSVTRFALAQREIGLSRGEPPTTRGYTPSVFSELAKLLERTGTSNKGTITAFYNVLVEGDDLDEPITDTVRGILDGHIVLSRDLANRGHFPAIDVNKSISRIMNEVVSNMHKKAAREFLKMSADYNEAKELIMIGGYAKGSMPDVDRAIDYKPMMDRYLQQDVYEVSSFADSKEALLSMFYSQEEIEEDLVNSGDVKRAEERTNISDNVEYANNDVVIL
- a CDS encoding NUDIX domain-containing protein; this encodes MQEHTNNNFTNALKIKEHIKYQFKYCPYCGEKDSFIFNDIKIFQCSKCKRTYFINPASAVGVVIETPNGIVFVERKFEPKKGYIDMPGGFCEPYERAEDTAVREVFEETNIKLNDIHFFMSGANEYIYDGIMYVTTDIFFYSKLDYIPDAAANDDASKVIFIKREDIDFEKIAFESAKDAFSYYINNF
- a CDS encoding AzlC family ABC transporter permease translates to MNTKKHDLISALKYAFPFTIPVLVGYIFLGMAYGVLMKAKGLDTWLAVFLSLFAYCGSMQYTAINYLFLAPFNPLYAFMLTLIVNSRVGFYGISLASKFQNTGIIKPYLIYTLSDETFSILCSADIPENINKNAFLFFVSFINHMYWNIGTLLGCLIGSFITFNTKGLDFVLTALFVVIFTEQWLESKDHRGALIGLICSIPILIFKTNIFIILAMVLIFISISIIYKCNEDGKIYE
- a CDS encoding lytic transglycosylase domain-containing protein, with the protein product MIESVQRIQARIGEIEETFNKLGFAPINTPLPSKPFAEHLNDAMAENNTENKINNIDGSIVNDTNKKLDNGKVISGDTSSDAFKGNISFGVYEGNTNNFAKAINAYKKASVESFPTKYDDIIKEAAEKYSLPENLIKAVIKQESNYVPNAVSHKGAVGLMQIMPKTGVGLGITDEQMLKDPYTNIMAGSRYLSQMLNRYNGRLDLSLSAYNAGPALVDRLQRIPNIEETQNYVKNIIGYIK
- a CDS encoding copper homeostasis protein CutC — its product is MNTKIEICVDSIESCINAEKGGADRLELCGNMFEGGTTPSYGVLELAREKVNIPIYAMVRPRGGDFCYDDTEFEIMKREIKLMKELKIDGIVFGILTKEGNVDKERCDELLDLWGSSKATFHRAIDVSYDLNKACEDIISLGFERILTSGGEANVMNGIIKLKELVSKYNDKITIMPGSGINERNIEYIKDTLKANEYHMTANKTVNSLMEYRNENVFMGAALRPPEFSVKYTDENKVKNIKSKL
- a CDS encoding branched-chain amino acid transporter permease, whose protein sequence is MNNTEIFVTALMIVIATAFLRFLPFIIINKSLSENRYVQFLGKVLPYSMIALLVIYCLKDINIIKFPYALPELISIAIIIILHVIKRNVLISIGAGTIIYMFLVQVIFV
- a CDS encoding 6-bladed beta-propeller, whose product is MRIKLLAVIVLFLMTISLSYTFDKTPYYVNTETYDSYRELLRGVHYYNQERYDASIASFRNSLNTNPTDKFIRYWYSKALYKAGYMSLAINEWLNITRMGYEDPIILSKINKYDSANVVEEKKNTLSNFIYLKAFSTNLNFRKNINQPIQIKVMPDGSLYVLDYSDSALKKFDINGNLIGKISHGKRLERQQTSWWRNVLQFVAKVYPYEKLENPRGFDIDANGYIYIANTKKDKILKYDSNHNYITNIGVSGVSNGQLLGPSSVALDKDGNLYVSDTGNNRIAVFDIDGNFLFSFGKLGENEGEFFSPAGIAVNDQYIYVADMGNKRIQQFDLSGNYIQTIRHNLFNEPRGLSFAIDGNLYIADGSKVFYYDIIESDFTVFNNSERYTVTPTSVAEGGNGNIYLTDFMSGRIDVYTRKEEYYANLDVFVDREYLNRFPVVVASVTVRDRAMNPVIGLTPENFFVSENSTVAHKVNFYDAPELHEYRFIYLIEDSLAAKPYESKIKEEISNFTMSLTNNDEVLVIHYNDQVYKADNYDARNLRILENANAFHFTGGISALDDAYYEAVRLSGNSFKKTAIIHFSVTSPDDRVFDMMNFNDVASFAKNNAVSLNQVYIGTNKSNYFLDLMTKSTYGYVINADHSINYAGELNKMKNIDFGRYFIYYNSFKNLAQSGQFRALNVKVQYRDMYGEEEVGYVVP